The Lactuca sativa cultivar Salinas chromosome 2, Lsat_Salinas_v11, whole genome shotgun sequence genome includes a window with the following:
- the LOC111886464 gene encoding eupatolide synthase: MEMDIIAKQKQQTHPSMDNFTYFPSWLLQPAIVLLFSCVFIYTLRRKKSSMASPNLPPGPHRLPVIGNFHQILAGKDLHQVLWEFSHKYGPIMLIHLGSQPYVIISSSELANQVLKTYDHILNNRPLSKGFQRLTFNYMDVAFSPSNDHWKKMRKVFITEFAGSKRTRFFKNVLDSEVNTMLDSFSSHLLNTTINLEDQIEHLITDVACKLAVGKSYREGTLVRGKTLKEILDELVIMLSGSLSDIFPSVGWILDGLRGWNGRLEQCFSDLDSFLEMVLDEHIDRTESERGDHEKDLIDACRSQLTRDELKSLLMNVINGSVDTTTAATIWAVSEIIKNPRVMQKLQGEIRSCVGRKPRVDESDITQMTYLKLVVKETLRLHPPPFLLVRECTSHCQIDGYDILPRTRILINSWGIGRDPKIWKVDATDFNPERLENLEVDQCEMVPFGGGRRSCPAANMATSIIEFTLASIFYSFDWKLPNEVNNENLDMEQEGFPVVKRKVPLCLVPMKHSWED; this comes from the exons ATGGAGATGGATATCATTGCAAAGCAAAAACAACAAACCCATCCATCTATGGATAACTTCACTTACTTCCCTTCATGGCTTCTTCAACCAGCAATAGTTCTCTTATTTTCTTGTGTCTTCATATATACTCTCCGAAGGAAGAAGTCATCCATGGCTTCCCCTAACCTTCCCCCTGGCCCTCATAGGCTTCCTGTAATAGGGAACTTTCATCAAATTCTAGCAGGTAAGGACCTCCATCAAGTCTTATGGGAATTTTCCCACAAATACGGCCCTATTATGCTCATTCATTTAGGTTCCCAGCCATATGTTATCATCTCCTCCAGTGAACTCGCTAACCAAGTCTTAAAAACTTACGATCACATACTCAATAATCGCCCACTCTCCAAGGGTTTCCAACGACTAACGTTCAACTACATGGACGTGGCCTTCTCCCCTAGTAACGATCATTGGAAGAAGATGCGTAAGGTTTTTATAACCGAGTTCGCAGGTTCTAAGCGAACCAgattctttaaaaatgtgttagaTTCGGAGGTCAACACTATGCTTGATTCGTTTTCTTCACATCTTTTAAATACTACGATAAACTTAGAAGATCAGATCGAGCATCTCATAACTGACGTTGCCTGCAAGCTTGCAGTGGGTAAGAGCTACAGAGAAGGGACGTTAGTTAGGGGTAAAACATTAAAAGAAATTCTTGATGAGCTTGTCATCATGCTGTCGGGTTCCTTGTCGGATATATTTCCATCAGTTGGGTGGATATTGGACGGATTAAGAGGGTGGAATGGTAGACTAGAACAGTGTTTCAGTGATTTGGATAGCTTCCTCGAGATGGTTCTTGATGAACATATTGATCGTACTGAATCAGAAAGAGGCGACCATGAAAAAGACTTGATAGATGCGTGCAGATCTCAGTTGACCAGAGACGAATTGAAAAGCCTTCTGATG AATGTGATTAATGGATCAGTTGACACAACTACTGCCGCAACCATCTGGGCAGTTTCTGAAATTATTAAAAACCCTAGAGTTATGCAAAAGCTGCAAGGCGAAATTAGAAGCTGTGTGGGAAGGAAACCGAGGGTAGACGAATCAGATATTACACAAATGACATACTTAAAACTGGTGGTGAAGGAGACGTTAAGATTGCACCCACCTCCATTTTTGCTTGTACGAGAATGCACAAGTCATTGTCAGATTGATGGATACGACATCTTACCTAGGACAAGAATCTTGATCAATTCATGGGGGATAGGAAGGGATCCAAAAATCTGGAAAGTGGATGCAACCGACTTCAATCCTGAGAGGTTAGAAAACCTTGAAGTTGATCAGTGTGAGATGGTTCCATTCGGAGGGGGAAGAAGATCATGTCCAGCAGCAAACATGGCTACTTCCATTATAGAATTCACGCTAGCAAGTATATTTTACTCATTTGATTGGAAACTTCCAAATGAAGTGAATAATGAAAATCTGGACATGGAGCAAGAAGGCTTTCCGGTTGTTAAGAGGAAAGTACCACTTTGCCTTGTTCCCATGAAGCACAGTTGGGAAGACTAG